In one window of Niallia sp. Man26 DNA:
- a CDS encoding ABC transporter substrate-binding protein produces MLQLIGLRKPFLFYIMAVLLVLTACGNADENTSASEDAEPKEGGELVYGLATAPDSLDPHTSGMAVSTRVNNSIYEKLVYQTENNEIKPWLATSWEVSDDQKSFTFKLRDDVTFHDGSKFNAEVVKYNFDRIVNPETKAASAYALIENYESSEVIDEYTITIHFSEPAATFLSNLSQPKLAIVSKEAAEKYGLSLATNPVGSGPFKFVNLDENNEIVLERFDDYNRKAPYADHEGKAYLNKLTYKIIPEEATRIGSVQSNQLNAVETVPPQDLKSIKANGNLQIYETQTAGMPYGLFVNPENEPWNELEARLALKETIDVDNIVNTLYLGTYKRAWSVITPTILGYDKALENTAKIDIEKANKRLESLGWTKNSGGIREKNGNQLVLRLIDSNVNREKRHDIATIIQQQLKEIGVKLEFTTSADYYNITKNGKDYDVIGNSRVAGDPDVLRLFFHSDNLPENGGSSLARLHDSEIDQWLESGELETDAAKRVDLYKKVQQKLIGQGYFIPIYVFPYTVATSNEVKGLTFDSQGYPQFNDVFINK; encoded by the coding sequence ATGTTGCAATTAATTGGATTGCGAAAGCCTTTCCTATTTTATATAATGGCAGTTTTGCTGGTGCTGACTGCTTGCGGTAATGCTGACGAAAATACTTCTGCAAGTGAAGATGCAGAGCCCAAAGAAGGAGGCGAACTGGTTTATGGCCTGGCAACAGCGCCGGACAGTCTTGACCCTCATACGAGCGGGATGGCTGTATCCACGAGGGTGAATAACAGCATATATGAAAAGCTCGTTTATCAAACAGAAAATAATGAGATAAAACCGTGGCTTGCAACTAGCTGGGAGGTATCGGACGACCAAAAGTCTTTTACATTCAAATTAAGAGACGATGTTACCTTTCATGATGGCAGCAAATTCAATGCAGAAGTAGTTAAGTATAACTTTGACCGCATCGTAAATCCTGAAACGAAAGCTGCTAGTGCATATGCTTTGATTGAGAATTATGAGTCTTCCGAAGTGATAGACGAATATACCATAACCATTCATTTCTCAGAGCCTGCTGCAACCTTCTTAAGTAATTTAAGTCAGCCTAAATTGGCAATTGTTTCAAAAGAAGCTGCTGAAAAATATGGCTTGTCTCTAGCAACAAATCCAGTCGGCTCTGGGCCATTTAAGTTTGTGAATCTTGATGAGAACAATGAAATTGTCTTGGAAAGATTCGATGATTATAATCGGAAAGCTCCCTATGCTGACCATGAAGGAAAAGCTTATTTAAATAAGCTTACGTACAAAATTATTCCTGAAGAGGCAACGAGAATAGGCAGTGTCCAAAGCAATCAATTAAATGCGGTTGAAACAGTGCCGCCACAAGATCTTAAGTCAATTAAAGCAAATGGAAACTTGCAAATTTATGAAACACAAACAGCAGGGATGCCATATGGTCTGTTTGTAAATCCGGAAAATGAGCCATGGAATGAATTAGAAGCACGATTAGCACTGAAGGAAACGATAGACGTAGATAATATTGTTAACACGCTTTATCTAGGAACATATAAGCGCGCATGGTCTGTCATAACACCAACAATTCTTGGATATGACAAGGCCCTCGAAAATACAGCGAAAATTGATATAGAGAAAGCTAATAAACGATTAGAAAGCCTTGGCTGGACGAAGAATAGTGGAGGGATAAGAGAAAAGAACGGTAATCAACTGGTGCTTCGTTTAATAGACAGCAATGTTAACAGAGAGAAGCGCCACGATATTGCTACAATCATTCAGCAGCAATTAAAGGAAATAGGGGTAAAGCTTGAGTTTACTACATCAGCAGACTATTATAATATCACTAAAAATGGCAAGGATTATGATGTAATTGGCAACAGCAGGGTAGCTGGTGATCCTGATGTGCTCCGGCTATTCTTCCATTCTGATAATCTGCCTGAAAATGGCGGTTCAAGCCTCGCTCGACTTCATGACAGTGAAATTGATCAATGGCTGGAGAGTGGTGAGTTGGAGACAGATGCAGCTAAAAGGGTCGACTTATACAAAAAGGTGCAGCAAAAATTGATTGGGCAAGGATACTTTATTCCTATTTATGTCTTCCCATATACTGTAGCAACATCTAATGAAGTTAAAGGTTTAACCTTTGATTCACAAGGCTATCCGCAGTTCAACGATGTTTTCATTAATAAGTAA